A window of Corallococcus macrosporus DSM 14697 contains these coding sequences:
- a CDS encoding metallothionein: protein MARIGMWVAGGLMASGLLLAPGAAEACEAHRRPASEAKAAKAAPPEAGPSTGDVERPLDVLDSLMAAKCQCGSKADCTCKKGSCECRKCKKAKRQVMDALRGQPAELKLDEARNDASAGVFI, encoded by the coding sequence ATGGCGCGCATCGGAATGTGGGTGGCCGGAGGGCTGATGGCGAGCGGCCTGCTCCTGGCGCCGGGCGCGGCGGAGGCCTGCGAGGCCCACCGGCGTCCGGCTTCAGAGGCGAAGGCCGCGAAGGCCGCGCCGCCGGAGGCCGGGCCTTCCACCGGGGACGTGGAGCGCCCGCTGGATGTCCTGGATTCGCTCATGGCCGCCAAGTGCCAGTGCGGCAGCAAGGCGGACTGCACCTGCAAGAAGGGCTCGTGCGAGTGCCGCAAGTGCAAGAAGGCGAAGCGCCAGGTGATGGACGCGCTGCGCGGTCAGCCCGCGGAGCTGAAGCTCGACGAGGCGCGCAACGACGCGTCCGCGGGCGTGTTCATCTAG
- a CDS encoding class I SAM-dependent methyltransferase, translating into MLFFGPLRCQACGASHPVAEGVADLVVDPAEAGPLQRGMEQRWVARAYERYMRPVLQRALTRQPLDGDSEFVLYRSLLGQPAGPVLDVGCGTGLLARKLAREPDAPPVAALDVSRAMLEEGVAQVREAGVAVDFLRAEAPYLPFQDGVLGAVLMSDALPFVADLPRLLMEVHRVLRPGGRWVASTYAPPGAPRALLHRGVGLHARGEAELRREAAAAGFVRFERVSLPSLLVVKAEKGSAQTPR; encoded by the coding sequence GTGCTCTTCTTCGGTCCGCTGCGCTGCCAGGCGTGCGGCGCCAGCCACCCGGTGGCCGAGGGCGTCGCCGACCTGGTGGTGGACCCGGCCGAGGCGGGCCCGCTTCAACGCGGCATGGAGCAGCGCTGGGTGGCGCGCGCCTATGAGCGCTACATGCGGCCCGTCCTCCAGCGCGCCCTCACCCGCCAGCCGCTGGATGGCGACAGCGAGTTCGTCCTCTACCGCAGCCTCCTGGGCCAGCCGGCGGGGCCGGTGCTGGACGTGGGCTGCGGCACGGGGCTGCTCGCGCGGAAGCTGGCGCGCGAGCCCGACGCGCCGCCCGTGGCCGCGCTCGACGTGTCCCGCGCCATGCTGGAGGAAGGCGTGGCCCAGGTGCGAGAGGCCGGCGTCGCCGTGGACTTCCTCCGCGCCGAGGCGCCCTACCTCCCCTTCCAGGACGGCGTGCTGGGCGCGGTGCTGATGAGCGACGCGCTGCCCTTCGTCGCCGACCTGCCCCGGCTGCTGATGGAGGTCCACCGCGTGCTTCGCCCCGGAGGCCGCTGGGTGGCCAGCACCTACGCGCCGCCGGGAGCGCCCCGGGCGCTGCTCCACCGGGGCGTGGGCCTGCATGCTCGCGGCGAGGCGGAGCTGCGCCGGGAGGCCGCGGCCGCGGGCTTCGTGCGCTTCGAGCGCGTGTCCCTGCCGTCGCTGCTGGTGGTGAAGGCGGAGAAGGGCTCCGCCCAGACGCCTAGATGA
- the nadA gene encoding quinolinate synthase NadA: MGAEVDYAKEIQELKRSMNAVILAHYYQESEVQDLADFVGDSLALAQAAARTQADVIVFCGVHFMAETAKILNPSRQVLLPDLKAGCSLSDRCPPGAFKAFKDKHPGAFVVSYVNSSAAVKAMSDVICTSSNAVKIVNQVPKDRQILFAPDQHLGRYVMKQTGRDMVLWPGSCIVHEIFSEKKLVQLKVEHPDAEVVAHPECEQAVLRHADFIGSTKAILDYAVRSPKQRFIVVTEAGIIHQMKRAAPDKTFIPAPPDNGCACNECPYMRLNTLEKLWRCMKDRTPELTMPEDLREGARAPLQRMLDWSQ, from the coding sequence ATGGGCGCCGAAGTCGATTACGCGAAGGAAATCCAGGAGCTCAAGCGTTCCATGAACGCAGTCATCCTGGCGCACTATTACCAGGAGAGCGAAGTCCAGGACCTCGCGGACTTCGTGGGAGACAGCCTGGCCCTGGCCCAGGCCGCGGCGCGCACGCAGGCGGACGTCATCGTCTTCTGTGGCGTCCACTTCATGGCGGAGACGGCGAAGATCCTCAATCCGTCCCGCCAGGTGCTGCTGCCGGACCTGAAGGCGGGCTGCTCGCTGTCGGACCGGTGCCCGCCGGGGGCCTTCAAGGCGTTCAAGGACAAACACCCGGGCGCCTTCGTGGTGAGCTACGTCAACAGCTCCGCCGCGGTGAAGGCCATGAGCGACGTCATCTGCACGTCGTCCAACGCGGTGAAAATCGTGAACCAGGTGCCGAAGGACCGGCAGATTCTCTTCGCGCCGGACCAGCACCTGGGCCGCTACGTGATGAAGCAGACGGGCCGCGACATGGTGCTGTGGCCGGGGAGCTGCATCGTCCACGAAATCTTCAGCGAGAAGAAGCTGGTGCAGCTCAAGGTGGAGCACCCGGACGCGGAGGTGGTGGCCCACCCCGAGTGCGAGCAGGCGGTGCTGCGCCACGCGGACTTCATCGGCTCCACCAAGGCCATCCTGGATTACGCGGTGCGTAGCCCGAAGCAGCGGTTCATCGTGGTGACGGAGGCGGGCATCATCCACCAGATGAAGCGGGCCGCGCCGGACAAGACGTTCATCCCCGCGCCGCCGGACAACGGCTGCGCGTGCAACGAGTGCCCGTACATGCGGCTGAACACGCTGGAGAAGCTCTGGCGCTGCATGAAGGACCGCACGCCGGAGCTGACCATGCCGGAAGACTTGCGCGAGGGTGCTCGCGCGCCGCTGCAGCGCATGCTGGACTGGTCGCAGTAG
- a CDS encoding methyltransferase domain-containing protein: MSYLMESAQEVHRLQAQAGATSYADRLRLTGLRPGAAALDVGCGPGVITSEMLDVVGPHGRVVGMEPQAEHLQAARALLAGRPNVELLQGALPDTRLPSDHFDYVWCQYVFEYLGEPGPALAELVRVVRPGGRVVVADIDGVGLWNWPFPEDLQEESQKLLAALRAARFDLHAGRKLFHLFRKAGLADVRVHISPFYVAAGAVDARLHEDWVIRFRTLRPLAEPYFGGAGPYDAFCERFLALLDDADTLKYAMVLTTEGVKR; this comes from the coding sequence ATGAGCTACTTGATGGAATCGGCCCAGGAGGTGCACCGTCTGCAGGCGCAGGCGGGCGCCACCTCCTACGCGGACCGGCTGAGGCTCACCGGGCTGCGGCCCGGAGCCGCCGCGCTGGATGTGGGCTGTGGTCCGGGCGTCATCACCTCGGAGATGCTGGACGTGGTGGGCCCCCACGGCCGTGTGGTGGGCATGGAGCCGCAGGCCGAGCACCTGCAAGCGGCCCGGGCGTTGCTCGCGGGCAGGCCCAACGTGGAGCTGCTGCAGGGCGCGCTGCCGGACACGCGCCTGCCCTCCGACCACTTCGACTACGTCTGGTGCCAGTACGTCTTCGAATACCTGGGGGAGCCGGGCCCCGCGCTGGCGGAGCTGGTGCGGGTCGTCCGGCCGGGCGGGCGCGTGGTGGTGGCGGACATCGACGGGGTGGGGCTGTGGAACTGGCCCTTTCCGGAGGACCTCCAGGAGGAGAGCCAGAAGCTGCTGGCCGCCCTCCGCGCGGCGCGCTTCGACCTGCACGCGGGCCGCAAGCTGTTCCATCTCTTCCGGAAGGCGGGGCTGGCGGACGTGCGCGTGCACATCTCCCCGTTCTACGTGGCGGCGGGCGCGGTGGACGCGCGGCTCCACGAGGACTGGGTCATCCGCTTCCGGACGCTGCGCCCGCTGGCGGAGCCCTACTTCGGGGGCGCCGGCCCCTATGACGCCTTCTGTGAACGCTTCCTCGCACTCCTGGACGACGCCGACACCCTCAAATATGCGATGGTGTTGACGACCGAAGGAGTGAAGCGTTGA
- a CDS encoding ATP-binding protein, with the protein MTVPAEPDSAPSAPDTPELSVRMLRSVMLYYERTYGRDRLVRVWQRESLPLPLSYMETLTNFVSVGFTERLFDALDKDSGDPDFMTKAGRSIASPEAVGFLYYMMRALATPRSVYERALELDHTYNRVGGFHIDTLTDSRVQVRYVSRIRERDRNFCRARQGNLSAFPAIWNLPLAEVKELRCQVDGADCCEYDIRWQALPPLAWRYIVGGMAGMVAGLLSGTLNLAPPVFAVTSMGMVGVAAGAWLDTRAALLRKDEKLSEQHQGLQTSLEDLQRRNEEIFAANKALEDRVAERTQELSEANTKLEASLARQQELDRLKSEFFDNVSHELRTPLTLILLTLEALAKQMETLPSDVAPLVTNMERSAQRLLRLINNLLDLAQLESGKARLRYQPLELFGFLSTVVPPFHTMAEKQGVTLRLEGASVTPVHVDHERMDIVFQNLLGNALKFTQKGGVMVRVHEDAAEVHVEVEDSGQGIAAQDIPVIFDRFSQADNSGTRRFGGSGIGLALVKETLELHAGGISVTSELGKGSTFHVRLPKGTAHIREDLRERRQAVMPVRRERRISGAFPSLEPTGPTVLGAAPPQARDHAGPGPESPRIMVVEDDPEIRAFLARLLAQHYRVLEAINGEDGRQRALHERPDLILSDVMMPVMSGLQMLVALRNEPQTVDIPVILLTARHEVTAKVEGLGVGANDYLGKPFSPNELLARIETQLRLREAAVRAAENERLAAVGLLTSGFAHEVRNPLNGLMNALLPLKDMLSAGVSDPELSKAMLDVVEECGQRIRHLAESLLSFTRTSETPVVLSLDSTLSVLAWKVPPDVKVERAYHCNEPVRGNPGALNQVWLNLLDNALRAVGDTGRVRIATASTADEAIVTIGDDGVGIRPEDMERLFQPFFSTRAAGEGTGLGLALSRRIIIQHGGHISLTSVPGEGTQVEVRLPLRPVAPRVPGAAPELASEPRIGRLG; encoded by the coding sequence TTGACCGTCCCCGCGGAACCGGACTCCGCACCGTCAGCCCCCGACACGCCCGAGCTGAGTGTCCGGATGCTGCGCAGCGTGATGCTGTACTACGAGCGGACCTACGGCCGGGACAGGCTGGTGCGGGTGTGGCAGCGCGAGTCGCTGCCGCTGCCCCTGTCGTACATGGAGACGCTCACCAACTTCGTCTCCGTGGGCTTCACCGAGCGCCTGTTCGACGCGCTCGACAAGGACTCCGGCGACCCGGACTTCATGACGAAGGCGGGGCGCAGCATCGCCAGCCCGGAGGCGGTGGGCTTCCTCTATTACATGATGCGGGCGCTGGCCACGCCGCGGAGCGTCTACGAGCGCGCGCTGGAGCTGGACCACACGTACAACCGCGTGGGCGGCTTCCACATCGACACGCTGACCGACTCGCGGGTGCAGGTGCGCTACGTCAGCCGCATCCGCGAACGCGACCGGAACTTCTGCCGCGCGCGCCAGGGCAACCTGTCCGCGTTCCCCGCCATCTGGAACCTGCCCCTGGCGGAGGTGAAGGAGCTGCGCTGCCAGGTGGATGGGGCGGACTGCTGCGAGTACGACATCCGCTGGCAGGCCCTGCCGCCCCTGGCCTGGCGCTACATCGTGGGCGGCATGGCGGGCATGGTGGCCGGGCTGCTGTCGGGCACGCTGAACCTGGCGCCGCCCGTCTTCGCCGTCACCTCCATGGGCATGGTGGGCGTGGCCGCGGGGGCCTGGCTGGACACGCGCGCGGCCCTGCTGCGCAAGGACGAGAAGCTGTCGGAGCAGCACCAGGGGCTGCAGACGTCGCTGGAGGATCTGCAGCGGCGCAACGAGGAGATCTTCGCCGCCAACAAGGCGCTCGAGGACCGCGTGGCCGAGCGGACGCAGGAGCTGTCCGAGGCCAACACCAAGCTGGAGGCGTCGCTCGCGCGGCAGCAGGAGCTGGACCGGCTCAAGAGCGAGTTCTTCGACAACGTCAGTCACGAGCTGCGCACGCCGCTCACGCTCATCCTGCTGACCCTGGAGGCGCTGGCGAAGCAGATGGAGACGCTGCCGTCCGACGTGGCGCCGCTGGTGACGAACATGGAGCGCAGCGCGCAGCGCCTGCTGCGGCTCATCAACAACCTGCTGGACCTGGCCCAGCTGGAGTCGGGCAAGGCGCGGCTGCGCTACCAGCCGCTGGAGCTGTTCGGCTTCCTCAGCACGGTGGTGCCGCCCTTCCACACCATGGCGGAGAAGCAGGGCGTGACGCTGCGGCTGGAGGGCGCATCCGTGACGCCGGTCCACGTGGACCACGAGCGCATGGACATCGTCTTCCAGAACCTGCTGGGCAACGCGCTGAAGTTCACCCAGAAGGGCGGGGTGATGGTGCGCGTGCACGAGGACGCGGCGGAGGTGCACGTCGAGGTGGAGGACTCCGGCCAGGGCATCGCCGCGCAGGACATCCCGGTCATCTTCGACCGCTTCTCCCAGGCGGACAACAGCGGCACCCGGCGCTTCGGCGGCTCGGGCATCGGCCTGGCGCTGGTGAAGGAGACGCTGGAGCTTCACGCGGGCGGCATCTCGGTGACGAGCGAGCTGGGCAAGGGCTCCACCTTCCACGTGCGGCTGCCCAAGGGCACCGCCCACATCCGCGAGGACCTGCGCGAGCGCCGCCAGGCCGTCATGCCCGTGCGCCGGGAGCGCCGCATCTCCGGCGCCTTCCCGTCACTGGAGCCGACGGGGCCCACCGTCCTCGGCGCGGCGCCGCCGCAGGCCCGGGACCACGCGGGGCCCGGGCCCGAGTCGCCCCGCATCATGGTGGTGGAGGACGACCCGGAGATTCGCGCCTTCCTCGCCCGGCTGCTGGCCCAGCACTACCGGGTGCTGGAGGCCATCAACGGCGAGGACGGCCGGCAGCGCGCCCTGCACGAGCGGCCCGACCTCATCCTGTCGGACGTGATGATGCCCGTCATGTCCGGCCTGCAGATGCTGGTCGCCCTGCGCAATGAGCCGCAGACGGTGGACATCCCCGTCATCCTCCTCACGGCGCGTCATGAAGTGACGGCCAAGGTGGAGGGCCTGGGCGTGGGGGCCAACGACTACCTGGGCAAGCCCTTCAGTCCGAACGAGCTGCTGGCCCGCATCGAGACACAGCTTCGCCTGCGCGAGGCGGCGGTGCGCGCCGCGGAGAACGAGCGGCTGGCGGCCGTGGGCCTGCTGACGTCGGGCTTCGCGCACGAGGTGCGCAACCCGCTCAACGGGCTGATGAATGCCTTGCTGCCGCTCAAGGACATGCTGTCGGCCGGCGTCTCGGACCCGGAGCTGAGCAAGGCCATGCTGGACGTGGTGGAGGAGTGCGGCCAGCGCATCCGCCACCTGGCCGAGTCCCTGCTCTCCTTCACGCGGACCAGCGAGACGCCCGTGGTGCTGTCCCTGGACTCCACGCTCAGCGTGCTGGCGTGGAAGGTGCCGCCCGACGTCAAGGTGGAGCGGGCGTACCACTGCAACGAGCCGGTGCGCGGCAACCCGGGCGCGTTGAACCAGGTGTGGTTGAACCTCCTGGACAACGCCCTGCGCGCGGTGGGCGACACGGGGCGGGTGCGCATCGCCACCGCCAGCACGGCGGACGAGGCCATCGTCACCATTGGCGACGACGGGGTGGGCATCCGCCCGGAGGACATGGAGCGGCTCTTCCAGCCCTTCTTCTCCACCCGCGCCGCGGGCGAGGGGACGGGGCTGGGCCTGGCGCTCAGCCGCCGCATCATCATCCAGCACGGCGGGCACATCTCGCTGACGAGCGTGCCGGGGGAGGGGACGCAGGTGGAGGTCCGCCTGCCGCTGCGCCCCGTGGCGCCCCGCGTCCCTGGAGCCGCGCCCGAGCTCGCGTCCGAGCCGCGCATCGGCCGCCTGGGCTGA